A segment of the Pseudomonas versuta genome:
GAGGGGGTTAGATCCCGTACTGCGCCCGGTAGGCCTCAACGGCCGGCAGGTATTGCTTGAGCGTTTCGTCTTCGGCCAGGTACTGCAGCACCTGGTTCAGCGAAACGATGCTGACTACCGGAATACCGAAGTCGCGCTCGACTTCCTGGATGGCCGACAGCTCGCCATTGCCACGTTCCTGGCGGTTCAGGGCGATCAGCACGCCTGCGGCTTTGGCGCCCTGGGCCTGGATGATTTGCATGACTTCACGGATGGCGGTGCCGGCGGTGATCACGTCGTCGATGATCAGGATATTGCCTTCAAGTGGCGAGCCCACCAGGCTGCCGCCTTCGCCGTGGGCCTTGGCTTCCTTGCGGTTGAAGCACCATGGCAGGTCGCGGTCGTGGTGTTCAGCCAGCGCCACTGCGGTAGTTGCCGCCAGCGGAATACCTTTGTAGGCCGGGCCAAACAGCACGTCGAAGGAGATACCGCTGTCAACGATGGCGGCGGCATAGAAGCGCCCCAGTTGAGCCAGTGCGGAACCGGTGTTGAACAGGCCGGCGTTGAAGAAGTAAGGACTGGTGCGCCCGGACTTCAGGGTGAACTCACCGAAGCGCAAAACGCCGCGATCGATGGCAAAACGGATGAAGTCGCGCTGATACGCTTGCATGTAAAGGCCCCAGATGCCACGGATTTAGCTAATTAGTTAGACGGCGTGTATCATACACGCACGTGATTTTTGGGGCCATTTATGCGGATCATCAGTGTGAACGTCAATGGTATTCAGACGGCAGTCGAGCGCGGTTTGCTCAGTTGGCTGCAAGCTCAGAATGCCGACGTTATCTGCCTGCAGGACACCCGCGCCTCCGCCTTTGAACTGGACGATCCAGCCTACCAGCTGGATGGCTATTTTCTTTATGCCTGCGAAGCTGAAGTCCCTGCCCAAGGTGGTGTGGCTTTGTATTCGCGGTTGCAACCGAAAGCAGTCATCACTGGGCTTGGCTTCGAGACGGCCGATCGCTACGGGCGCTACCTGCAAGCCGATTTCGATAAGGTCAGCATCGCGACCTTGCTGCTCCCTTCGGGGCAGAACGGCGATGAAGACTTGAATCAAAAATTCAAGCTAATGGACGACTTTGCACGCTATCTGGATAAACAGCGTCGCAAGCGTCGTGAGTACATCTACTGCGGCTCGCTGTATGTGGCGCAGCAGAAACTCGACATTAAAAACTGGCGTGACAGCCAGCAATCTCCTGGTTTCCTGGCGCCTGAGCGGGCCTGGATGGACGAGATTGTAGGCAACATGGGTTATGTCGATGCCCTGCGTGAAGTCAGTCGTGAAGGCGATCAGTACAGCTGGTGGCCAGATAACGAACAGGCCGAAATGCTTAATCTGGGCTGGCGTTTCGACTACCAGTTGTTGACGCCGGGCCTGCGCCGCTTCGTACGAAGCGCTCGCTTGCCGCGTCAACCACGCTTCTCGCAACATGCGCCATTGATCGTGGACTACGACTGGACACTGACTATCTAAGTGTTTTTTCGAAGCAACAAAAAAGCCGACATCGCTGTCGGCTTTTTTGTGGACGCCGGTTTACTTGATCGCACGCCAGGTGAACGGATAGCGGTATACCACTCCGTCATTGGCCTTGACGCCAGCAATGACGACCAGCACTACCGCGCCGATCAGCACCAGGCCGAGCAAGGCGAAACCTATCAGAACGAACATCAGCACGTAGCAAATGGCAGAAGCAATCGCCACAGTGATCTGAAAGTTAAGGGCTTCCTTGCCCTGGTCATCAATGAACGGATCGCTTTCGCGTTTTACCTGCCACAGGATTAGCGGGCCGATCAGGCTGCCAAACGGAAACCACATCCCGAGGAAGGCCGAGAAGTGACAAAACATGGCCCATTTACGAGCGTCACGGCTCGGCTCGGGTTTTGAAAGGTCTAGCTCGCTCATGGCGTTCTCCAGATGATCGGGGACGGCCTGGCTATAAAACCAGACGGTTTTAGTCGGCCAGTGCTGCTTGCTGCAGGGCGAAAATTTCGGTCATGCCCTTCTGTGCCAATGCGAGCATGGCATTCAGCTCTTCAGGCTGGAATGGCGCGCCTTCGGCAGTGCCCTGAACTTCGATGAAGCCGCCGGTGCTGGTCATAACGACGTTCAGGTCGGTTTCGGCTGCCGAATCTTCAGGATAGTCGAGGTCGAGCACTGGCTCGCCTTGATACATGCCAACCGAGACCGCCGCGATCATTTGCTTGAGTGGATCGCCGCCCTTCAGGCCGCCGCGTTTCTTGATCAGTTTCAGCGCGTCGACCAGTGCAACCATGGCGCCGGTGATCGAGGCTGTGCGAGTGCCGCCGTCGGCCTGGATCACGTCGCAGTCGACGTACAGGGTGATGTCGCCCAGCTTGGACATGTCCAGTGCGGCGCGCAGCGAACGGCCGATCAGGCGCTGGATTTCAAGTGTGCGACCGCCTTGCTTGCCACGGCTGGCTTCGCGCTGGTTGCGGTCGCCGGTGGCGCGGGGCAGCATGCCGTATTCTGCGGTCAGCCAGCCCTGGCCTTGGCCTTTAAGGAAGCGCGGCACGCCGTTCTCGACGCTGACGGTGCAGATGACTTTGGTGTCACCGAACTCGACCAGTACAGAACCCTCTGCGTGTTTGGTGTAGTTGCGGGTGATGCGGATCGGGCGGAGCTGATCGGCAACGCGACCACTTGGACGTTTCATGTGGGATACCTGTACGAGACGGAAAACTGCCGAGCATTATAAAGGCCATGGACCAACAGGACACGCCTAATAATTACTCGCCTGGCTCGTCGCTCCCGAGGGCGCGCCATGACACCGGGTACTTTTACGACAGACGTCATTTGGGGCCGCCAGCTGCACTGCGTTACAATCCGCCGCCTTAATAGCCTTCAGGCTTAATTCATTGAATCGCGAGGTACCGTCCATGGTGCATAGCATGACCGCCTTTGCCCGTGTCGAAAGTGCCGGCACTCAGGGCACCCTGAGCTGGGAGCTGCGCTCGGTCAATAGCCGTTACCTGGAGCCGCACCTGCGTCTGCCCGAGTCTTTCCGTGACCTCGAAGGTGCTGTGCGCGAAGCGCTGCGCCAGGGTATTTCACGCGGCAAGCTGGAATGCACTTTGCGTTTCACTGAAGAGTCCACGGGTAAACCGCTGCAGGTTGACCGTGAGCGCGCCGCGCAACTGGTGGCCGCTGCCGAGACCATCGCCAGCCTGATCAAGCAGCCGGCTGCGCTCGATCCGCTTAAAGTGTTGGCCTGGCCCGGTGTTCTGGTGGCTGATGCGAGCGATCCGCAAGCCCTGAACAGTCAGGCTCTGGAGCTGTTCAAACAAGCCCTGCAAGAGCTGAAAAGCGGCCGTGAGCGTGAGGGGGCCGAGCTGGCTCGCCTGATCAGTGAGCGATTGACCGCGATTGTGGGTGATGTCGAGACTTTGCGTGAACTCGTACCGCAGATGCTGGCCACTCAGCGGCAAAAGGTGCTCGATCGCTTTGCAGACATGAAAGCCGAGCTCGATCCGCAGCGCCTTGAGCAGGAAATGGTCATGCTGGCGCAAAAAAGCGATGTTGCCGAAGAGCTCGACCGTCTCAGCACCCACATTCTTGAGGTGCGTCGCGTGCTCAAGTCTGGTGGTGCCGCCGGTCGGCGCCTCGACTTCCTGATGCAAGAACTTAACCGTGAGGCCAATACCCTCGGTTCCAAGGCATTCGATCCGCGCAGCACACAAGCAGCGGTCAACCTCAAAGTGTTGATCGAGCAAATGCGCGAACAAGTACAGAATATTGAGTAAGGCTCTCCCTGACATGACCCATAGCACCGGCACCCTTTATATCGTTTCCGCCCCTTCGGGCGCAGGCAAGACCAGCTTGGTCAAGGCATTGATCGACCTCGAGCCGCAGATTCGCGTTTCGGTTTCGCACACCACCCGCGCCATGCGTCCGGGCGAGGTCAACGGGGTGAACTATCACTTCGTCGAGCGCGAAGAGTTCGTGAAAATGATCGAGCACGGTGATTTCCTGGAGCGCGCCGAGGTCTTCGGCAACCTTTATGGCACTTCACAGAGCCATTTGCAGCAAACGCTGGATGAAGGTCACGACCTGATTCTGGAAATCGACTGGCAAGGCGCCGAGCAAGTTCGCCAACTGATGCCGCAGGCGCGTTCGATCTTCATCCTGCCGCCGAGCCAGCAAGCGCTGCGTGAGCGTCTGGACAATCGCGGGCAGGACAGCGACGAAATCATTGACGGGCGCATGCGTGAAGCCGTGAGTGAAATGAGCCACTACGTCGACTATGACTACCTGATCATCAATGACGATTTTGCGCTGGCGCTTGAGGACTTGAAGGCGATTTTTCGCGCCAATCGCCTCCAGCAAAAACGTCAGCAGCAGCGTTTTGGCAAGTTATTGGCCGAATTGCTTGGTTAAAGAACTCTTCCCAAAACCCCTGTAAGGGCTTTACATTGGCGCTTACAGAGGATTTCGGGCAGTGCTTGAAAAATCAGCGCTTCCCTAATGGCTGGTGATTTTTTAAACTGTTGAGTCCGCTCGCCCATCCGGGCAGCGCGCATATTGCATTTGCTACGAGGAAGACCATGGCCCGCGTAACCGTTGAAGACTGTCTAGAACACGTGGATAACCGCTTTGAGCTGGTCATGCTCTCTACCAAGCGTGCCCGTCAACTGGCCACCGGCGGTAAAGAGCCTTTGGTTGAGTGGGAAAATGACAAGCCTACTGTTGTTGCCTTGCGTGAAATCGCTGCAGGCCTGATGAGCTACGAGTTTATCGCCAACGCTGAAATCGTCGAAGACGAACCGCTGTTCGCAGCGTTCGAGGACGAGTCCAACGAGGCGAACTAAGCCTATGCCCGGTCGACGTAGCACGGCGAAGGGTAAAAAGTTTTGGCAGGGGGTTCCCTCATGCCGAGCATAGACGCCCTCGCCGATCGCTTGTCGACTTACCTCAGTGCGGACCAGGTCAATCTGGTCCGACGAGCGTACTTCTACGCCGAACAAGCCCACGATGGCCAACGCCGACGTAGTGGCGAGCCTTATGTCACGCATCCGCTGGCAGTGGCCAATATTCTTGCCGACATGCATATGGACCATCAAAGTCTGATGGCAGCCATGCTGCATGACGTGATCGAAGACACCGGTATTGCCAAGGAAGCGCTTGTTGCGCAGTTCGGTGAAACCGTGGCCGAACTGGTCGATGGAGTCAGCAAGCTGACCCAGATGAACTTCGAGACCAAGGCCGAAGCCCAGGCTGAAAACTTCCAGAAGATGGCCATGGCCATGGCGCGGGATATCCGCGTGATTCTGGTCAAGCTGGCTGATCGTCTGCACAACATGCGAACCCTCGAAGTACTGTCCGGCGAAAAGCGCCGGCGGATTGCCAAGGAAACCCTGGAAATCTACGCACCCATTGCCAACCGGCTGGGTATGCACAGTATTCGTATCGAATTCGAAGATCTCGGTTTCAAGGCGATGTACCCGATGCGCTCTGCGCGCATCTATCAGGCGGTCAAGCGCGCCCGGGGCAATCGCAAGGAAATCGTCAACAAAATTGAAGAGTCGCTCAGCCACTGTTTAGCCGTAGACGGCATTCAGGGTGAAGTCAGCGGCCGTCAAAAGCACATTTACGGCATTTATAAAAAAATGCGCGGCAAGCGCCGGGCTTTCAACGAGATCATGGACGTTTATGCGTTCCGGATCATCGTTGACAAGGTCGACACCTGCTACCGGGTATTGGGTGCTGTACATAATTTGTACAAACCCCTGCCGGGTCGTTTTAAAGACTACATCGCCATTCCCAAAGCCAACGGCTATCAGTCGTTGCACACCACGCTGTTTGGCATGCATGGCGTACCGATCGAAATTCAGATCCGTACCCGTGAAATGGAAGAGATGGCCAACAACGGCATCGCCGCTCACTGGTTGTATAAGTCCAGTGGCGACGAACAGCATACGGGTACTCATGCCCGGGCGCGGCAATGGGTCAAGGGCGTGCTGGAGATGCAGCAGCGCGCAGGCAACTCCCTCGAATTTATCGAAAGCGTGAAGATCGACCTGTTTCCGGACGAGGTCTATGTGTTCACGCCTAAAGGCCGGATCATGGAGCTGCCCAAAGGCTCCACGGCAGTCGATTTCGCCTACGCGGTGCACACCGACGTCGGCAACAGCTGTATTGCCTGTCGCATCAACCGGCGTCTCGCTCCGCTGTCCGAGCCGCTGCAAAGTGGTTCCACGGTCGAGATTGTCAGCGCGCCAGGTGCCCGGCCAAACCCGGCGTGGCTGAATTTTGTCGTCACCGGCAAGGCCCGTACGCACATTCGTCATGCTCTCAAGTTGCAACGCCGTTCCGAGTCCGTGAATTTGGGCGAGCGCTTGCTGAACAAGGTGCTTAACGGTTTCAACAGTGCACTGGACAAGATTCCGGCCGATCGCGTGCAGGCAATGCTTCAGGAATACCGCCTGGAACAGGTTGAAGACTTGCTCGAAGACATTGGCCTGGGCAATCGCATGGCTTACGTGGTTGCCCGGCGCCTGATGGGTGAAGGTGAACAGCTGCCGAGCCCTGAAGGGCCGCTGGCGATTCGCGGCACCGAAGGTTTGGTACTCAGTTACGCCAAATGCTGTACGCCGATCCCGGGCGACCCGATTGTGGGCCATTTGTCTGCCGGTAAAGGTATGGTCGTGCACCTGGATAACTGCCGCAATATCAGCGAAATCCGGCATAACCCCGAAAAATGCGTCCAGCTTTCGTGGGCCAAGGACGTTACCGGCGAATTCAACGTCGAGTTGCGCGTCGAGCTGGAGCACCAGCGTGGCCTGATTGCATTGCTGGCCAGCAGCGTTAACGCCGCCGACGGCAACATCGAAAAAATCAGCATGGACGAACGCGATGGTCGTATCAGCGTGGTCCAACTGGTGGTCAGTGTGCACGACCGTGTGCATCTGGCCCGCGTAATCAAAAAACTGCGCGCCCTTAACGGGGTCATCCGCATTACTCGTATGCGTGCGTAGCCATCCAATTACAAGGAGTCACCCATGACCAAGACTGTTATCACCAGCGATAAGGCACCTGCTGCTATCGGTACTTATTCTCAGGCGATCAAAGCTGGCAATACTGTCTACATGTCCGGTCAGATCCCCCTGGACCCAAAAACCATGGAACTGGTTGAAGGCTTTGAAGCCCAGACCATTCAGGTATTCGAAAACCTGAAGTCGGTAGCTGAAGCGGCAGGCGGTTCGTTCAAGGACATCGTCAAGCTGAACATCTTCCTGACTGACCTGAGCCATTTCGCCAAGGTCAACGAAATCATGGGCAAATACTTCGAGCAGCCATACCCGGCTCGTGCTGCCATTGGTGTTGCCGCCCTGCCAAAGGGTTCGCAGGTTGAGATGGACGCTATTCTGGTAATTGAGTAACACCCCTCGGCGCAGCGCCTTCATGCTGCGCCAACCCCTCGCTTGCCCCGCTTTAAAAGGATTCCGCTATGCGCAAAGCGCTCGCATTCTCACTGCTCACCATTTTTCTGGGTGGCTGTGCCAGCGGCCCCGCCCATCGCGATATCAGTGGTGTCTGGATCAACCAGGCCGCAATAAATGAAGCCGCCAAAGGTGGCAATTTGCGTGAAGCCCTGCTTGCCAACGGTCCAAATCTTGAGTGGCAAATTGATGCCAGGCACGCCAAAGCCAATTACACCAATGGTTTTGAGTGGGTTGAAGGCAAGCTGATGCCGGAAAACGACGGCGTTTGGCAGGTCAATATCTATGGCAGCGTTGCCACAGACTTGAGCCTCAATGGCGACGAGCTGATTCAGGCCGCAGGAGAGTCCGATCCGCAACAGTCCTTCGTACGCTCATCCATAAACCTGGCAAGTGATGCGCCTTTGGGTACCAACTTCGAGCACGCGCTCAAGTCTGCCTACCTAGGCGGTCAGTGGCATGTGGTCAGCGGAAAAGGGCAAGGCAATCAAGTGATCTTCTTTGCAGACGGCCGGATTACCGGCTTGCCCGATGCCAACGCCTATGCCCTGTGCCTGGCGGGCGACTGTGCATCGATGAGCGGCGAGTACGACAGCCTCTGGCTGGAGCAGGATGAGTCCGGTGCGGCGCACATTTTTGTACGTAATGGCCGCCAGCTGGAAATCTTCCAGGCGCTGGATTCCGCCAAGCCTGACGAAATGCCCCAACTTTACCCGGGCAAGCGTGAATGGTTGCTGGAGAAGCAGCTTTAAGTGCAAGCCAGGCATCGCTTACCGCAGGAACGAGCAAGCTCGCTCCTGCGGTAGGTGTCAGTTCGCTAGCATCTCGCCGTAACCTTCGCGATAACTCGGGTAACGCGGTTCCCAGCCCAAAGCTTTGGCCCGTGCGTTGCTGCAACGCTTGCTGCCAGCCCGGCGAACGCTGGCTTCGGCGGCCCATTCGGTTATACCCAGGCGTTCACGCAACCAGTCCACGACTTCAGCCAGGGGTACCGGTGCGTTATCTACGCCGATATAGCAATCGTCCAGAGATTTGCCCTGCAGGTCGGCCTGGAGCAGGAAGGCTATAAGGCCGCCCGCGTCATCGGCGTGAATACGGTTGCCATACAACGGTGGATCTACAGCAACGCGGTAGCCCTTGCGTACTTGCCCCAGCATCCACTCGCGTCCTGGTCCGTAGATCCCTGTCAGGCGCACCACGCTTGCAGGAATGCCGCTGCGCAGTGCTACCTGCTCAGCCTCAAGCATGATTCGCCCCGAGTAACTCGAGGCTTGGGCGGGTGACGTCTCATCCACCCATTCACCGCCTTTTTGCCCATAGACCCCACTACTGGATATAAATATCAGGCGCTTTGGCTGCTGGTTGTGTTGCTTGAGCCAGTGGAGCGTGTGTTTGAGCCCGTCAACATAAGCCGCCTGATAGCCTGCTTCGTCGTGTTCTGTGGCAGCAGCGCTATACACCAGATAATCAATATTGCCCTTGGGCCATTGGTCTGGGCATTGCTCGCTGAACAGGTCGCCTGCTACACCAATGACACCAGCAGGCAGCCGGTCGGTGGAGCGCCGCAGCCCATAGACCTGCCAGTCATTGGCCAGTAATTGAGTCGCGAGACGACTTCCGACATCACCGCAACCGGCGATCAGAACCGAGGCTTTGGGCATCTCAAAACTCCTAATATAAAGTTACAAAATTGCATGTTCAGACCCGACCAAGGTCGTGACTTTTTAAAAAACAGATGCAATTGCTTTTGTTAACAAGAATTACTTGCAATAATAACCCATCATTTGCCCTGGGTCTCAAGACGCGTTGTAGGGCATAACCTTATTACTTTTCTCAGGTCCGGCTAGCATGACACGCAATCATCCCACCGCTTCGCCAACCCCGCTTTTGAGCCCCGCACGTGTATGGCGTGGGCTTGCGGCGCTGATGTTCAGCCTGTTGCTGGCGCCTGCTGCAGCGTTTGCCGACGAGCCTGCTGCGCCGGCCGTGCATTCTGCCACTGAGGTTGCAGCACCGGCACCTGTAGCTACGCCAGGGGCAACCGACC
Coding sequences within it:
- the rpoZ gene encoding DNA-directed RNA polymerase subunit omega yields the protein MARVTVEDCLEHVDNRFELVMLSTKRARQLATGGKEPLVEWENDKPTVVALREIAAGLMSYEFIANAEIVEDEPLFAAFEDESNEAN
- the gmk gene encoding guanylate kinase, which produces MTHSTGTLYIVSAPSGAGKTSLVKALIDLEPQIRVSVSHTTRAMRPGEVNGVNYHFVEREEFVKMIEHGDFLERAEVFGNLYGTSQSHLQQTLDEGHDLILEIDWQGAEQVRQLMPQARSIFILPPSQQALRERLDNRGQDSDEIIDGRMREAVSEMSHYVDYDYLIINDDFALALEDLKAIFRANRLQQKRQQQRFGKLLAELLG
- a CDS encoding SDR family oxidoreductase, coding for MPKASVLIAGCGDVGSRLATQLLANDWQVYGLRRSTDRLPAGVIGVAGDLFSEQCPDQWPKGNIDYLVYSAAATEHDEAGYQAAYVDGLKHTLHWLKQHNQQPKRLIFISSSGVYGQKGGEWVDETSPAQASSYSGRIMLEAEQVALRSGIPASVVRLTGIYGPGREWMLGQVRKGYRVAVDPPLYGNRIHADDAGGLIAFLLQADLQGKSLDDCYIGVDNAPVPLAEVVDWLRERLGITEWAAEASVRRAGSKRCSNARAKALGWEPRYPSYREGYGEMLAN
- the pyrE gene encoding orotate phosphoribosyltransferase; its protein translation is MQAYQRDFIRFAIDRGVLRFGEFTLKSGRTSPYFFNAGLFNTGSALAQLGRFYAAAIVDSGISFDVLFGPAYKGIPLAATTAVALAEHHDRDLPWCFNRKEAKAHGEGGSLVGSPLEGNILIIDDVITAGTAIREVMQIIQAQGAKAAGVLIALNRQERGNGELSAIQEVERDFGIPVVSIVSLNQVLQYLAEDETLKQYLPAVEAYRAQYGI
- a CDS encoding YicC/YloC family endoribonuclease; protein product: MVHSMTAFARVESAGTQGTLSWELRSVNSRYLEPHLRLPESFRDLEGAVREALRQGISRGKLECTLRFTEESTGKPLQVDRERAAQLVAAAETIASLIKQPAALDPLKVLAWPGVLVADASDPQALNSQALELFKQALQELKSGREREGAELARLISERLTAIVGDVETLRELVPQMLATQRQKVLDRFADMKAELDPQRLEQEMVMLAQKSDVAEELDRLSTHILEVRRVLKSGGAAGRRLDFLMQELNREANTLGSKAFDPRSTQAAVNLKVLIEQMREQVQNIE
- a CDS encoding exodeoxyribonuclease III, whose translation is MRIISVNVNGIQTAVERGLLSWLQAQNADVICLQDTRASAFELDDPAYQLDGYFLYACEAEVPAQGGVALYSRLQPKAVITGLGFETADRYGRYLQADFDKVSIATLLLPSGQNGDEDLNQKFKLMDDFARYLDKQRRKRREYIYCGSLYVAQQKLDIKNWRDSQQSPGFLAPERAWMDEIVGNMGYVDALREVSREGDQYSWWPDNEQAEMLNLGWRFDYQLLTPGLRRFVRSARLPRQPRFSQHAPLIVDYDWTLTI
- a CDS encoding DUF4870 domain-containing protein — protein: MSELDLSKPEPSRDARKWAMFCHFSAFLGMWFPFGSLIGPLILWQVKRESDPFIDDQGKEALNFQITVAIASAICYVLMFVLIGFALLGLVLIGAVVLVVIAGVKANDGVVYRYPFTWRAIK
- the spoT gene encoding bifunctional GTP diphosphokinase/guanosine-3',5'-bis pyrophosphate 3'-pyrophosphohydrolase, whose protein sequence is MPSIDALADRLSTYLSADQVNLVRRAYFYAEQAHDGQRRRSGEPYVTHPLAVANILADMHMDHQSLMAAMLHDVIEDTGIAKEALVAQFGETVAELVDGVSKLTQMNFETKAEAQAENFQKMAMAMARDIRVILVKLADRLHNMRTLEVLSGEKRRRIAKETLEIYAPIANRLGMHSIRIEFEDLGFKAMYPMRSARIYQAVKRARGNRKEIVNKIEESLSHCLAVDGIQGEVSGRQKHIYGIYKKMRGKRRAFNEIMDVYAFRIIVDKVDTCYRVLGAVHNLYKPLPGRFKDYIAIPKANGYQSLHTTLFGMHGVPIEIQIRTREMEEMANNGIAAHWLYKSSGDEQHTGTHARARQWVKGVLEMQQRAGNSLEFIESVKIDLFPDEVYVFTPKGRIMELPKGSTAVDFAYAVHTDVGNSCIACRINRRLAPLSEPLQSGSTVEIVSAPGARPNPAWLNFVVTGKARTHIRHALKLQRRSESVNLGERLLNKVLNGFNSALDKIPADRVQAMLQEYRLEQVEDLLEDIGLGNRMAYVVARRLMGEGEQLPSPEGPLAIRGTEGLVLSYAKCCTPIPGDPIVGHLSAGKGMVVHLDNCRNISEIRHNPEKCVQLSWAKDVTGEFNVELRVELEHQRGLIALLASSVNAADGNIEKISMDERDGRISVVQLVVSVHDRVHLARVIKKLRALNGVIRITRMRA
- a CDS encoding RidA family protein, with amino-acid sequence MTKTVITSDKAPAAIGTYSQAIKAGNTVYMSGQIPLDPKTMELVEGFEAQTIQVFENLKSVAEAAGGSFKDIVKLNIFLTDLSHFAKVNEIMGKYFEQPYPARAAIGVAALPKGSQVEMDAILVIE
- the rph gene encoding ribonuclease PH, which translates into the protein MKRPSGRVADQLRPIRITRNYTKHAEGSVLVEFGDTKVICTVSVENGVPRFLKGQGQGWLTAEYGMLPRATGDRNQREASRGKQGGRTLEIQRLIGRSLRAALDMSKLGDITLYVDCDVIQADGGTRTASITGAMVALVDALKLIKKRGGLKGGDPLKQMIAAVSVGMYQGEPVLDLDYPEDSAAETDLNVVMTSTGGFIEVQGTAEGAPFQPEELNAMLALAQKGMTEIFALQQAALAD